One stretch of Meriones unguiculatus strain TT.TT164.6M chromosome 7, Bangor_MerUng_6.1, whole genome shotgun sequence DNA includes these proteins:
- the LOC110549610 gene encoding cytochrome c oxidase assembly protein COX14-like: MASGGQSRNPCDAAELQHPGVDVLTAKQLADTGCKTFSASMMLLTVYGGYLCSVRSCRFLQLRNARRQAAEDQKSSGVM, translated from the coding sequence ATGGCGAGTGGTGGACAGAGTAGGAATCCCTGTGACGCGGCCGAGCTGCAGCATCCAGGGGTAGACGTGCTAACTGCCAAGCAGCTCGCCGACACTGGCTGCAAGACCTTCTCCGCTTCCATGATGCTCCTCACCGTGTACGGGGGTTACCTCTGCAGCGTGCGATCCTGCCGTTTCTTGCAGCTGCGCAATGCCAGGCGCCAGGCTGCGGAAGACCAGAAGTCCTCAGGAGTCATGTAG